One window from the genome of Pelobates fuscus isolate aPelFus1 chromosome 13, aPelFus1.pri, whole genome shotgun sequence encodes:
- the ADCK1 gene encoding aarF domain-containing protein kinase 1 isoform X1, with protein sequence MVRGFYRLASLTSVTLLSSGVLLHRSQYLDPSDFGVVRIGRAVFTTAAISIDYLTHLRHVPGGPEKYEDIKSQVHMRSAQRLLDLCCANRGTFIKVGQHLGALEYLLPPEYTRTLSVLHSQAPVTPLIDVLQVVREELGEKSSHLFLHFDETPLGAASLAQVHRAVLRDGRTVAVKVQHPKVQSQSKKDIFLMEVLLRVVKVVFPQFEFMWLVDEAKKNLPLELNFLNEGHNAERMAAMVRAFPFLRIPKIHWDLSTEKVLVMEYVEGGQVNNKDYMEKNKIDVNQVSQALGKLYSEMIFVHGFVHCDPHPGNVLVRKNLETNSPEIILLDHGLYQTLTESFRLDYCHLWQALIDVNMEGVRKYSQRLGAGELYPLFACVLTARSWNSVNRGIKQSSVTKEEALEIRNNAATYLPQISQLLSQVPRQMLLLLKTNDLLRGIETTLQTSASSSSFLSMSRCCVRAIARYRKEHAVSVWSYAHISISESFYLGQLYLYELFLRVRSSRVGRWLHPILDWVSMHQHC encoded by the exons ATGGTGAGAGGCTTTTACAGACTTGCATCCCTTACCTCCGTCACTCTCTTGTCATCTGGGGTTTTATTACACAGGTCTCAGTACTTGGACCCCAGTGATTTTGGGGTGGTGCGTATAGGAAGAGCAGTTTTTACG ACAGCAGCTATTAGCATTGACTACCTCACTCACCTGCGACATGTCCCAGGAGGGCCAGAGAAATATGAAGACATCAAATCACAG GTTCACATGCGATCAGCTCAGCGCTTGCTGGATTTGTGCTGTGCCAACCGTGGGACATTCATCAAGGTTGGGCAACACTTGGGTGCACTCGAATATCTGCTGCCCCCGGAATATACTCGTACTCTGAGTGTCCTGCACAGCCAAGCGCCCGTCACCCCACTGATAGATGTGCTACAGGTTGTCAGGGAGGAGCTTGGTGAAAAG TCGTCCCACCTTTTCCTCCATTTTGATGAGACCCCATTAGGTGCAGCGTCCCTGGCGCAGGTGCATCGGGCTGTGCTGCGGGATGGAAGAACAGTTGCTGTTAAAGTGCAGCACCCAAAGGTGCAGTCGCAGAGCAAAAAGGACATTTTTCTCATGGAG GTTCTGTTGCGTGTTGTGAAGGTGGTTTTCCCACAGTTTGAGTTCATGTGGCTTGTGGATGAAGCAAAGAAAAACCTTCCTCTGGAGCTGAACTTCTTAAATGAAGGGCACAATGCCGAGCGAATGGCCGCAATGGTTCGAGCGTTCCCATTTCTCAGA ATACCAAAAATTCACTGGGACCTAAGCACGGAAAAGGTCTTAGTGATGGAATATGTAGAAGGGGGGCAGGTAAATAACAAGGATTACATGGAAAAGAATAAAATCGATGTGAATCAG GTTTCTCAGGCTCTGGGAAAACTATACAGTGAGATGATTTTTGTCCATGGATTTGTTCATTGTGACCCTCATCCCGGCAATGTGCTGGTTCGAAAGAACCTAGAAACAAATAGTCCCGAGATCATTCTCTTGGATCATGGATTATACCAG acactgacggagTCATTCAGATTGGATTACTGCCACCTGTGGCAAGCGCTGATTGATGTTAATATGGAGGGAGTGCGCAAATACAGTCAGCGCTTGGGAGCTGGAGAACTGTACCCCCTTTTTGCTTGCGTGCTAACTGCCCGTTCCTGGAACTCTGTGAACAGAGGGATAAAACAAAGTTCTGTGACTAAAGAGGAG gcTCTAGAGATTCGCAATAATGCGGCCACCTACCTCCCTCAGATCAGTCAGCTCCTTTCTCAAGTCCCACGCCAAATGCTCCTTCTCCTCAAAACTAATGACCTCCTCCGTGGGATTGAGACCACGTTGCAGACCAGTGCCAGCTCCAGCTCATTCCTCAGCATGTCTCGCTGCTGTGTTCGAGCTATTGCCAG GTACCGCAAGGAACATGCTGTCTCCGTCTGGTCCTATGCTCACATCTCAATATCAGAATCCTTCTATTTGGGACAACTTTACTTATATGAACTCTTTCTGCGTGTGCGATCTTCCCGTGTGGGGCGCTGGTTGCATCCTATACTGGACTGGGTTTCTATGCATCAGCACTGTTAA
- the ADCK1 gene encoding aarF domain-containing protein kinase 1 isoform X2 produces the protein MRSAQRLLDLCCANRGTFIKVGQHLGALEYLLPPEYTRTLSVLHSQAPVTPLIDVLQVVREELGEKSSHLFLHFDETPLGAASLAQVHRAVLRDGRTVAVKVQHPKVQSQSKKDIFLMEVLLRVVKVVFPQFEFMWLVDEAKKNLPLELNFLNEGHNAERMAAMVRAFPFLRIPKIHWDLSTEKVLVMEYVEGGQVNNKDYMEKNKIDVNQVSQALGKLYSEMIFVHGFVHCDPHPGNVLVRKNLETNSPEIILLDHGLYQTLTESFRLDYCHLWQALIDVNMEGVRKYSQRLGAGELYPLFACVLTARSWNSVNRGIKQSSVTKEEALEIRNNAATYLPQISQLLSQVPRQMLLLLKTNDLLRGIETTLQTSASSSSFLSMSRCCVRAIARYRKEHAVSVWSYAHISISESFYLGQLYLYELFLRVRSSRVGRWLHPILDWVSMHQHC, from the exons ATGCGATCAGCTCAGCGCTTGCTGGATTTGTGCTGTGCCAACCGTGGGACATTCATCAAGGTTGGGCAACACTTGGGTGCACTCGAATATCTGCTGCCCCCGGAATATACTCGTACTCTGAGTGTCCTGCACAGCCAAGCGCCCGTCACCCCACTGATAGATGTGCTACAGGTTGTCAGGGAGGAGCTTGGTGAAAAG TCGTCCCACCTTTTCCTCCATTTTGATGAGACCCCATTAGGTGCAGCGTCCCTGGCGCAGGTGCATCGGGCTGTGCTGCGGGATGGAAGAACAGTTGCTGTTAAAGTGCAGCACCCAAAGGTGCAGTCGCAGAGCAAAAAGGACATTTTTCTCATGGAG GTTCTGTTGCGTGTTGTGAAGGTGGTTTTCCCACAGTTTGAGTTCATGTGGCTTGTGGATGAAGCAAAGAAAAACCTTCCTCTGGAGCTGAACTTCTTAAATGAAGGGCACAATGCCGAGCGAATGGCCGCAATGGTTCGAGCGTTCCCATTTCTCAGA ATACCAAAAATTCACTGGGACCTAAGCACGGAAAAGGTCTTAGTGATGGAATATGTAGAAGGGGGGCAGGTAAATAACAAGGATTACATGGAAAAGAATAAAATCGATGTGAATCAG GTTTCTCAGGCTCTGGGAAAACTATACAGTGAGATGATTTTTGTCCATGGATTTGTTCATTGTGACCCTCATCCCGGCAATGTGCTGGTTCGAAAGAACCTAGAAACAAATAGTCCCGAGATCATTCTCTTGGATCATGGATTATACCAG acactgacggagTCATTCAGATTGGATTACTGCCACCTGTGGCAAGCGCTGATTGATGTTAATATGGAGGGAGTGCGCAAATACAGTCAGCGCTTGGGAGCTGGAGAACTGTACCCCCTTTTTGCTTGCGTGCTAACTGCCCGTTCCTGGAACTCTGTGAACAGAGGGATAAAACAAAGTTCTGTGACTAAAGAGGAG gcTCTAGAGATTCGCAATAATGCGGCCACCTACCTCCCTCAGATCAGTCAGCTCCTTTCTCAAGTCCCACGCCAAATGCTCCTTCTCCTCAAAACTAATGACCTCCTCCGTGGGATTGAGACCACGTTGCAGACCAGTGCCAGCTCCAGCTCATTCCTCAGCATGTCTCGCTGCTGTGTTCGAGCTATTGCCAG GTACCGCAAGGAACATGCTGTCTCCGTCTGGTCCTATGCTCACATCTCAATATCAGAATCCTTCTATTTGGGACAACTTTACTTATATGAACTCTTTCTGCGTGTGCGATCTTCCCGTGTGGGGCGCTGGTTGCATCCTATACTGGACTGGGTTTCTATGCATCAGCACTGTTAA